The Arachis hypogaea cultivar Tifrunner chromosome 16, arahy.Tifrunner.gnm2.J5K5, whole genome shotgun sequence genome contains a region encoding:
- the LOC112757685 gene encoding uncharacterized protein: MANISVTKAYWVRRKARKEVHGRAILQYGKLRDYCVEIMRTNPGSTTQILVDRPSITHQPRFMRMYMCLNSVKQGFLAGCRPIIGVDGCHLKGDHGQQLLVAVGRDPNDNYFSIVVAAVEAETRDSWGWFINLLLDDIGDISRRKWGLMQVFQEMMPTLEHRLCLRHLYANCKKAYGGGTVLRDLILSIAKATYVEEWERRMTQLMNINRQCYEKLASLDPKLWCKSHFTFLAKSDMLMNNISEAFNGRTLEARDKPILIMFEWIRCYWMSQFAEKKKKAEKYEGTIMPKPKKRLDVIATRAMEWQARWAGGLKYEVSYKNRMIVERFVVNLLAGTCSCRFWGLCGMPCPHACCAIFEKKDSPEDYCSNFYSQVAYVATYGNLVSPINGKNMWPKVECDTIIPLIFRVKPGRPQMVRIREPDENRSQTKLRRTGSSVTCSNCGQYGHNRRHCPNPIVSEPGVAAAANGEDLNATDTMPTAAAVADPAAAVDTDPTADNRSGVNIRRSE, from the exons ATGGCTAATATTTCAGTCACAAAGGCTTATTGGGTGAGGAGAAAGGCGAGGAAAGAAGTACATGGCAGGGCTATTCTACAATATGGCAAGCTCAGAGATTACTGTGTAGAGATTATGAGGACAAATCCCGGGTCTACTACTCAGATTTTGGTTGACAGGCCTTCAATTACACACCAGCCAAGGTTTATGAGGATGTACATGTGTTTAAATTCTGTCAAGCAAGGCTTTTTGGCTGGTTGCAGGCCTATCATAGGAGTAGATGGCTGCCACTTGAAGGGTGATCATGGTCAACAACTGTTGGTGGCTGTCGGAAGAGATCCAAACGATAACTATTTTTcaattgttgttgctgctgtagaGGCTGAGACTAGAGACAGTTGGGGTTGGTTTATAAACCTGTTATTGGATGATATTGGAGATATCAGTAGAAGGAAGTGG GGTTTGATGCAAGTTTTTCAAGAGATGATGCCGACGTTAGAGCATCGACTATGCTTGAGACATCTGTATGCGAATTGCAAGAAAGCATATGGAGGTGGGACTGTTTTGCGGGATCTAATTTTATCAATAGCTAAAGCTACATATGTCGAGGAATGGGAGAGGAGGATGACTCAACTAATGAACATCAACCGTCAATGCTATGAAAAGTTAGCATCATTGGATCCAAAGCTCTGGTGCAAGAGCCATTTCACGTTTCTTGCTAAGAGCGACATGTTGATGAATAACATATCTGAAGCTTTCAATGGTAGGACCTTGGAGGCAAGAGACAAGCCCATACTTATTATGTTCGAGTGGATTCGGTGTTATTGGATGTCTCAGTTtgctgaaaaaaagaagaaggccgAAAAATATGAGGGTACAATCATGCCTAAACCCAAAAAGAGGCTTGATGTCATTGCTACGCGAGCTATGGAGTGGCAAGCAAGATGGGCTGGAGGACTAAAATACGAAGTTTCTTATAAGAACCGGATGATTGTTGAGAGGTTTGTGGTTAACTTGTTGGCTGGAACGTGTAGCTGCAGATTTTGGGGTTTATGTGGAATGCCCTGTCCGCATGCTTGTTGTGCTATATTCGAGAAAAAGGACAGTCCAGAAGATTATTGCAGCAACTTCTATAGCCAAGTAGCCTATGTTGCAACTTATGGTAACTTAGTTTCTCCAATCAATGGAAAAAATATGTGGCCGAAGGTTGAGTGTGACACCATCATACCTCTCATCTTTAGGGTGAAGCCAGGAAGACCACAGATGGTGAGGATCAGAGAACCTGATGAGAACCGTTCTCAGACAAAGCTAAGGAGGACGGGTTCATCTGTTACATGTAGCAACTGCGGCCAATATGGACATAATAGAAGGCATTGTCCCAATCCAATAGTGTCAG AACCTGGTGTTGCTGCTGCCGCCAACGGAGAAGATCTGAATGCTACTGACACTATGCCTACTGCTGCTGCTGTTGCTGATCCTGCAGCTGCTGTTGACACTGATCCTACTGCCGACAACAGATCCGGTGTGAATATCCGCAGATCTGAGTGA